From Sporomusaceae bacterium, the proteins below share one genomic window:
- a CDS encoding Rrf2 family transcriptional regulator yields the protein MQLNQATDYAFRALLHLAKLPPGSIVNTQELAASEAIPPRFLQKITRPLSKAGLIRSHRGVEGGFALARPAAEISLLDIVIAMEGKLVVHRCLEERDACNKHCTEECPVHAALARLQDQLVDGLRQANLAALLAEKKRHN from the coding sequence GTGCAGCTCAATCAAGCGACTGATTATGCATTCAGGGCGTTGCTCCATTTGGCGAAGCTGCCGCCCGGCTCGATCGTCAATACTCAGGAGTTGGCGGCAAGCGAGGCTATTCCTCCCCGGTTTCTCCAGAAGATAACGCGTCCTCTCAGTAAGGCCGGTCTGATACGTTCCCATCGTGGTGTGGAGGGCGGCTTTGCTCTTGCCCGGCCGGCTGCTGAGATCAGCCTTCTGGATATTGTAATTGCTATGGAAGGAAAGCTTGTCGTTCACCGCTGTTTGGAGGAGCGGGATGCCTGCAACAAGCACTGTACGGAAGAGTGCCCGGTCCACGCCGCTTTGGCAAGGTTGCAGGATCAATTGGTCGACGGGCTCCGGCAGGCGAATCTGGCGGCATTGCTGGCCGAAAAGAAGCGCCATAACTGA